One Natrinema longum genomic window carries:
- a CDS encoding DUF7518 family protein → MSNNRVEQLESTVAELESTVEGLTDELIEAKERIRVLEAELDAETPTRVPERRSEETRTTAVEEDETPEAEPDEVAEAAADAEDVDETAGDEAEDSGSDDIIVA, encoded by the coding sequence ATGTCGAACAACCGTGTCGAACAACTGGAATCGACGGTTGCGGAACTCGAATCGACGGTAGAGGGGCTGACGGACGAACTTATCGAAGCGAAAGAGCGGATCCGCGTCCTCGAGGCCGAGCTCGATGCGGAGACGCCGACGCGTGTCCCCGAGCGACGTAGCGAGGAGACGAGGACGACCGCGGTCGAGGAGGACGAAACGCCCGAAGCCGAACCCGACGAAGTCGCCGAAGCGGCGGCCGACGCCGAGGACGTCGACGAGACTGCCGGTGACGAAGCGGAAGACTCAGGTAGCGACGACATTATCGTTGCATAA
- the smc gene encoding chromosome segregation protein SMC: MYIKSIVLDDFKSFGRKTKIPFYEDFTVVTGPNGSGKSNIIDAVLFALGLARTRGIRAEKLTDLIYNPGHEGGDTSSGPREATVEVVLDNSEGTLERSQVVNAAGSEDVGDVDEIRIRRRVKETEDNYYSYYYLNDRSVNLSDIQDLLAQAGITPEGYNVVMQGDVTEIINMTPHARREIIDEIAGVAEFDAKKEDAFEELETVQERIDEAELRIEEKRDRLEQLADERREAMRYRRLRREKDEYEGYKKASELEEKREELESAEAEVDDLEAELRELQRELDEREGAVVRLQEDLEDLNAEIERKGEDEQLRIKSEIEEVKGDISRLEDKIEASEEAIEDAESERREAFVEIDRKQETIDDLDDEIREHKLEKAQVKSEIQEREADRDDLEAEIEAVDTEFDELKAELAERKDDLEAAKTEKNDLQREQDRLLDDARRRSNAISEKEATIEEKRETIPEIESQRSDLERELEKAERNRQNIAEVVDDLKAQKRRLQSDVDDLDDEIQAKQQEYAELEANAGESGDSSFGRAVTTILNSGIDGVHGAVAQLGTVAGEYAVACETAAGGRLANVVVDDDVIGQQCIEHLKSRNAGRATFLPLTDMSQRRLPSAPSDPGIVDFAYNLVDFDREYAGVFSYVLGDTLVVEDIETARSYMGDYRMVTLDGDLVEKSGAMTGGSGGGSRYSFTGGGEGQLERVAKRITELQEERESLREEVRSVEERLDDARDRKSDAADEVRSIESELEGIAEKREALEAEIEDLETDLEELREERDSVDERMNEIAAEIDAKTEAVEELEAEIEDLETELADSKIPELTDRIETLEAEIDDREERIQELDNDLNELNLEKEYAEDAIEDLHDDIEAAQNRTAEHEDRIEEYEAEIETKREELAAKREAVEELEAELTELKDERSDLKEELSDARTARDQQQDRVNTVESKLEDASERANSLEWEIESLESEVGDYDPEDVPDHETVREMIDLLGADMEAMEPVNMLAIDEYDEVRSDLEELEEGRETLVEEADGIRDRIEQYETQKKRTFMDAYDAIASHFTEIFEKLSEGTGTLHLENEADPFDGGLTMKAQPGDKPIQRLDAMSGGEKSLTALAFIFAIQRHNPAPFYALDEIDAFLDAVNAERVGEMVEELAGDAQFVVVSHRSAMLDRSERAIGVTMQQDNVSAVTGIDLSSGEVPADD; the protein is encoded by the coding sequence ATGTACATCAAGTCGATCGTTCTCGACGATTTCAAGAGCTTCGGTAGAAAGACGAAGATACCGTTCTACGAGGATTTCACCGTCGTCACGGGCCCGAACGGCTCCGGCAAATCGAACATCATCGACGCCGTCCTCTTCGCGCTCGGACTGGCCCGGACCCGCGGGATTCGGGCCGAGAAACTGACCGATCTCATCTACAACCCCGGTCACGAGGGCGGCGACACCTCCAGTGGCCCCCGCGAGGCGACCGTCGAGGTCGTTCTCGACAACTCCGAGGGCACCCTCGAGCGATCACAGGTCGTCAACGCCGCCGGCAGCGAGGACGTCGGCGACGTCGACGAGATCCGCATCCGCCGTCGGGTCAAGGAGACCGAGGACAACTACTACTCCTACTACTACCTGAACGACCGCTCGGTCAACCTCTCGGACATCCAGGACCTGCTCGCACAGGCGGGGATCACGCCGGAAGGATACAACGTCGTCATGCAGGGCGACGTGACCGAGATCATCAACATGACGCCCCACGCCCGCCGGGAGATCATCGACGAGATCGCGGGGGTCGCGGAGTTCGACGCCAAGAAGGAAGACGCCTTCGAGGAACTCGAGACCGTTCAAGAGCGGATCGACGAGGCCGAACTCCGCATCGAGGAGAAACGCGACCGCCTCGAGCAACTCGCCGACGAGCGCCGGGAGGCAATGCGCTACCGCCGGCTCCGCCGCGAGAAAGACGAATACGAGGGCTACAAGAAGGCCAGCGAACTCGAGGAGAAACGCGAGGAACTCGAGTCCGCCGAGGCCGAGGTCGACGATCTCGAGGCCGAACTCCGGGAACTCCAGCGGGAACTCGACGAACGCGAAGGGGCGGTCGTCCGCCTCCAGGAGGACCTGGAGGACTTGAACGCCGAGATCGAGCGCAAGGGCGAGGACGAACAGCTCCGGATCAAAAGCGAGATCGAGGAGGTCAAAGGCGACATCTCGCGGCTCGAGGACAAGATCGAAGCCAGCGAGGAGGCGATCGAGGACGCCGAGTCCGAGCGACGCGAGGCGTTCGTCGAGATCGATCGCAAGCAAGAGACGATCGACGATCTCGACGACGAGATTCGCGAACACAAACTCGAGAAGGCACAGGTAAAAAGCGAGATCCAGGAACGCGAGGCCGACCGCGACGACCTCGAGGCCGAAATCGAGGCCGTCGACACCGAGTTCGACGAACTCAAGGCCGAACTCGCCGAGCGAAAGGACGATCTCGAGGCGGCCAAGACCGAGAAAAACGACCTCCAGCGCGAGCAAGACCGCCTGCTCGACGACGCTCGCCGACGCTCGAACGCGATCAGCGAGAAAGAGGCGACGATCGAAGAGAAACGCGAAACGATTCCGGAGATCGAGAGCCAGCGAAGCGACCTCGAGCGGGAACTCGAGAAGGCCGAACGGAATCGCCAGAACATCGCGGAGGTCGTCGACGACCTGAAAGCCCAGAAACGCAGGCTCCAGTCGGACGTCGACGATCTCGACGACGAGATCCAGGCCAAACAACAGGAGTACGCCGAACTCGAGGCCAACGCCGGCGAGAGCGGCGACTCCTCGTTCGGTCGTGCGGTGACGACGATCCTCAACTCGGGAATCGACGGCGTTCACGGCGCGGTCGCACAGCTGGGGACCGTCGCCGGCGAGTACGCGGTCGCCTGTGAGACCGCCGCGGGGGGTCGGCTGGCGAACGTGGTCGTCGACGACGACGTTATCGGCCAGCAGTGCATCGAGCATCTCAAGTCCCGAAACGCGGGTCGAGCGACCTTCCTGCCGCTGACGGACATGAGCCAGCGCCGGCTGCCATCGGCCCCCAGCGATCCGGGGATCGTCGACTTCGCGTACAACCTCGTCGACTTCGATCGGGAGTACGCCGGCGTTTTCTCCTACGTCCTCGGGGACACGCTGGTCGTCGAGGACATCGAGACCGCCCGCTCGTACATGGGCGACTACCGGATGGTCACCCTCGACGGCGACTTAGTCGAGAAGAGCGGCGCGATGACCGGCGGCTCCGGCGGCGGTTCGCGCTACTCCTTTACCGGCGGCGGCGAGGGGCAACTCGAGCGCGTCGCCAAACGGATCACGGAGCTCCAGGAGGAACGCGAATCGCTGCGCGAGGAAGTCCGCAGCGTCGAGGAGCGACTCGACGACGCCCGCGACCGCAAGAGCGACGCGGCCGACGAAGTCCGCTCGATCGAGTCCGAACTCGAGGGGATAGCCGAGAAACGCGAGGCCCTCGAGGCGGAGATCGAGGACCTCGAGACCGATCTCGAGGAGCTCCGCGAGGAACGCGACTCCGTCGACGAGCGGATGAACGAGATTGCCGCGGAGATCGACGCCAAGACCGAAGCGGTCGAGGAACTCGAGGCTGAGATCGAGGACCTCGAGACCGAACTCGCCGACTCGAAGATCCCCGAACTGACCGATCGGATCGAGACGCTCGAGGCCGAGATCGACGACCGCGAAGAGCGGATTCAGGAACTCGACAACGACCTCAACGAACTGAACCTCGAGAAGGAGTACGCCGAGGACGCCATCGAGGACCTCCACGACGACATCGAGGCGGCCCAGAACCGCACGGCCGAACACGAGGATCGGATCGAAGAGTACGAGGCGGAGATCGAGACGAAGCGCGAGGAACTGGCGGCAAAGCGCGAGGCCGTCGAGGAACTGGAAGCGGAGTTGACGGAGCTGAAAGACGAACGGAGCGACCTCAAAGAGGAACTCTCCGACGCCAGGACGGCACGCGATCAGCAACAAGACCGGGTCAACACCGTCGAGAGCAAACTCGAGGACGCGAGCGAGCGCGCCAACAGCCTCGAGTGGGAGATCGAATCGCTGGAGTCGGAAGTCGGCGACTACGATCCCGAAGACGTGCCCGACCACGAGACCGTCCGCGAGATGATCGACCTTCTGGGGGCCGACATGGAGGCGATGGAGCCGGTGAACATGCTCGCGATCGACGAGTACGACGAGGTCCGAAGCGACCTCGAGGAACTCGAGGAGGGACGGGAGACGTTAGTCGAGGAGGCCGACGGCATCCGCGATCGGATCGAGCAATACGAGACCCAGAAGAAGCGGACGTTCATGGACGCCTACGATGCGATCGCGTCCCACTTCACGGAAATCTTCGAGAAGCTCTCCGAAGGGACGGGGACGCTCCACCTCGAGAACGAGGCCGATCCGTTCGACGGCGGACTGACGATGAAGGCTCAGCCGGGCGACAAGCCGATCCAGCGGCTGGACGCGATGTCCGGCGGCGAGAAGTCGCTGACCGCGCTGGCTTTCATCTTCGCCATCCAGCGGCACAACCCGGCTCCCTTCTACGCGCTCGACGAGATCGACGCCTTCCTCGACGCCGTCAACGCCGAGCGGGTCGGCGAGATGGTCGAGGAACTCGCCGGCGACGCTCAGTTCGTCGTCGTCTCCCACCGCTCGGCCATGCTCGATCGCTCCGAGCGGGCGATCGGCGTGACGATGCAACAGGACAACGTGAGTGCGGTGACCGGCATCGATCTGAGTAGTGGGGAGGTGCCTGCTGATGACTAG